One window of the Anaerolineales bacterium genome contains the following:
- a CDS encoding proline dehydrogenase family protein — protein sequence MLRAFLLYLSRAPWAKNLITRWGFSRRAAARFIAGETLDEALRAVAELNARGLFATLDHLGENVTTPAEARHAAEDYLEIIDRICASGVRSNASLKLSQLGLGLDDQLCLDNLRRILRKAAACGVFVRVDMEDSSTVDRALQIQRTLREKGLHNTGLVIQAYLFRSLADVQALLVSPTRIRLCKGAYREPPQVAFPRKADVNLNFDTLAAMMIDAALAHGSPPSSPDGRTPALPAIASHDEKRITFARRYAEQVRLPKAALEFQLLHGIRTDLQAALAQAGYPVRVYVPYGTHWYPYFMRRLAER from the coding sequence ATGCTGAGAGCCTTTCTGCTCTACCTGTCCCGAGCACCCTGGGCCAAGAACCTGATCACCCGGTGGGGGTTCTCCCGCCGGGCGGCGGCGCGCTTCATTGCCGGAGAAACCCTGGATGAAGCCCTGCGGGCGGTCGCCGAACTGAATGCCCGCGGCCTGTTCGCCACGCTGGACCATCTGGGGGAGAATGTCACTACCCCCGCTGAGGCCCGGCATGCGGCCGAGGATTATCTCGAGATCATCGACCGCATCTGTGCCTCCGGCGTGCGCTCAAATGCCTCGCTGAAGCTCAGCCAGCTGGGCCTGGGCCTGGACGATCAACTGTGTTTGGACAACCTGCGCCGAATCCTTCGCAAGGCCGCAGCCTGCGGGGTCTTCGTGCGAGTCGATATGGAAGACTCCTCGACGGTCGATCGCGCGCTGCAGATCCAGCGCACACTGAGAGAGAAGGGGTTGCACAACACGGGGCTGGTCATCCAAGCCTACCTCTTCCGAAGCCTGGCAGATGTCCAAGCTCTGCTCGTCTCCCCGACCCGAATCCGGCTATGCAAGGGCGCCTACCGCGAGCCGCCACAAGTCGCCTTCCCCCGGAAGGCGGATGTCAACCTCAACTTCGATACGCTGGCAGCCATGATGATCGATGCCGCCCTCGCCCACGGATCTCCCCCCTCCTCCCCCGACGGGCGGACCCCGGCACTGCCCGCCATCGCCTCGCATGACGAGAAGCGCATCACCTTCGCGCGGCGGTACGCGGAGCAGGTCCGGCTTCCGAAGGCGGCGCTGGAATTTCAGCTGCTGCACGGAATCCGCACCGACCTGCAGGCCGCTCTGGCGCAAGCCGGCTACCCGGTACGGGTGTATGTTCCCTACGGCACGCACTGGTACCCATACTTCATGCGGCGCCTGGCGGAGCG